The following nucleotide sequence is from Peptostreptococcaceae bacterium.
ACCGCATATTGAATATTGCAATGTTTAGGTTGTTGCACAATCGCTTTAACACTTTACAATGTTAAAGCAATTATGTTAGAATGGAAAAGAGTCTAAAATACCTTCGGGGAGTGAAGACCATGCCTTATGATTCTAAGCTTTCAAACACATACATGGATGAATTGTATGATGCAATACTTCTTTTGGAAAACAGGGAGGAATGCTATCGGTTTTTTGAGGACATATGTACAATCAAGGAACTGCAATCGATATCCCAAAGGCTTCAAGTGGCCAAGCTTTTGAATGACAAAAATACTTACCATGAGATAGAGAAAATAACAGGCGCCAGTACGGCTACAATCAGCAGGGTGAATAGGTGCATACAATATGGTGCAGAA
It contains:
- a CDS encoding TrpR-like protein YerC/YecD, whose product is MPYDSKLSNTYMDELYDAILLLENREECYRFFEDICTIKELQSISQRLQVAKLLNDKNTYHEIEKITGASTATISRVNRCIQYGAE